The sequence TTGCTGACCCAGGTGTGGAAATCCCTGAGGAAGCCGCCAAGATTCATGGTATTTCCACCGAGAAAGCACGTGCCGACGGACGCCCACACGATGACGTTCTTGCCGAGACAGTCGCTGCAATTAAGCGTGGCTGGGACGAGGGGCTCACACTGGTCGTGTTCAACGCGCCGTATGACTTATCCGTATTGCGCCAACTCACTGGTGATTTCACGGTGACCGGCCCAGTGTATGACCCGTACCTGATCGACCGCGCGAAAGATCGTTACCGCAAGGGCAAGCGCAATCTCTCTGCTTTGTCGGAGTTTTACGGCATCGAGCTAGGCACTGCGCACGAAGCTACGGCGGACTCCCTAGCGGCTGCGCGGATCGCGTGGAAACAAGTAAATAAAGTGTGGCCTGAGCTGTCTCACATGGGCACTGAGGAACTCATGGAATTCCAGGCAGTGAAATATTATGAGCTCCAGACTGACCTGCGCAAATATCTCGAATCACGGGGCCGTGACGCCTCCGACGTCTCCCTGTCCTGGCCCATGTTCAATTAAACGGGTTTAGCTCAAGAAATCCCGCTGCAGGATCTCATCGCACTCGCGAGCTTTCGCGTAGTTGTGCGCAGTGGCCTGCAGGGTGTCCGCGGCCTCGGCATAGACGTCGAGCTTCGTGAGCGTCGGGTCGATATTGAGCTTATCGACGATTTCGCCTACCTTCTTTGGTTCCTGCGCAGCGATAGCGAACGTGTGTCCCTGCTCGAGTGCGAAACCTGCTGCGTCTAACAATGCAGAGGTGGTTAAGGAAGCTAAATTCACAGTGATCCACGGCGCGCGGAAAAGCGGTGCCGTTGTGTGCAACAGATGCGGCCCAAAGAGTGCGAGCCGGGCCAGGATATCGTCGTCACGCACTGCCCCTATCGTGTCAAAGTCCGTTGTACCGGGCACTTGCCCGATACGGATGTCGTTCAACCGGGGCTCGTCGAGCTGCAAGACCACGTCTGCATCGAAGCGTCGTGCGACCTTACTAACATGCTGTTGAGCGGCCTCTAGGAGTGCATCGGTGAGGTCGTTGAGCGCACCGTGGTCTGATAGCATTCTGTGGCCGTTGGCCATCTCGATCTCGGCGCTGAGTGTCCATGGGCCTACAAGCTGGACCTTGATGGAGGTGAGTTTTCCCGCCCAGAGTTCTTCCAACACATCGAGGTCTCGTTCCATCTGGTCAGCAGCGCGCCGCGTGAGGATTTGCGGACGAGGGGTGACTCTCCATGACCGCGGGCCTTTGTCGAAGTAGATGGGCAGTAGTGCAGCTGTGCGCCCGATCAGGTCCGAGCCGAGACCACGGCCTGGCAATTGCGGAAGGTGTGGAAGTGGTGTCTCCGACAGTGCTACATCCGCGGCGTGTTCCAGATTTGTACCGGGCATCGCTCCGAGACCAAAAGCTGTCATGGGGCAGATTTTAACACTGGAGGATCGGCTGGTTAGTCGGTG comes from Corynebacterium cystitidis and encodes:
- a CDS encoding 3'-5' exonuclease — its product is MPTFNASRMLSFDLETTSANPREARIVTSAIVKIDGATVEANEELADPGVEIPEEAAKIHGISTEKARADGRPHDDVLAETVAAIKRGWDEGLTLVVFNAPYDLSVLRQLTGDFTVTGPVYDPYLIDRAKDRYRKGKRNLSALSEFYGIELGTAHEATADSLAAARIAWKQVNKVWPELSHMGTEELMEFQAVKYYELQTDLRKYLESRGRDASDVSLSWPMFN
- a CDS encoding uroporphyrinogen decarboxylase/cobalamine-independent methonine synthase family protein → MTAFGLGAMPGTNLEHAADVALSETPLPHLPQLPGRGLGSDLIGRTAALLPIYFDKGPRSWRVTPRPQILTRRAADQMERDLDVLEELWAGKLTSIKVQLVGPWTLSAEIEMANGHRMLSDHGALNDLTDALLEAAQQHVSKVARRFDADVVLQLDEPRLNDIRIGQVPGTTDFDTIGAVRDDDILARLALFGPHLLHTTAPLFRAPWITVNLASLTTSALLDAAGFALEQGHTFAIAAQEPKKVGEIVDKLNIDPTLTKLDVYAEAADTLQATAHNYAKARECDEILQRDFLS